The following coding sequences lie in one Longimicrobium sp. genomic window:
- a CDS encoding efflux RND transporter periplasmic adaptor subunit, whose protein sequence is MAAAALGMALLALAACGGKGGDGGGDEEAEAAPEVVAQTAVAQAQAFPVTVTALGVVDAAPGHVAELAAPVQARVTRIFVTTGQAVAAGQPLVALDQTVFAAEVRRTDVARVTAQQAYQRARRLADAGILPRKDAEAAAAALADANAAAIAARSTLGQATLRSPISGIVAAVNARLNAQADPATTLVQVVDPAGLEIHLSMPPEQAGRIQPRQPVHLSAGRDAGGPALGEGVVTGVGAVIDTANGSVDVRAALTRPAGRLFVGQDVLASIEVAAGAGVVTVPAAALVPAEGGEQVFVVDAQGVAHARPVAVGERRQDVVAITRGLRGGETVVAQGAYGVQDGARVRRAAAP, encoded by the coding sequence ATGGCGGCTGCGGCGCTGGGGATGGCGCTGCTGGCGCTGGCGGCGTGCGGAGGGAAGGGCGGCGACGGCGGGGGAGACGAAGAGGCCGAGGCGGCGCCCGAAGTCGTCGCGCAGACGGCGGTGGCGCAGGCGCAGGCCTTTCCCGTGACCGTCACCGCGCTGGGGGTGGTGGACGCGGCGCCGGGGCACGTGGCCGAGCTGGCGGCACCGGTGCAGGCCCGCGTGACCCGCATCTTCGTCACCACCGGCCAGGCGGTCGCCGCGGGCCAGCCGCTGGTGGCGCTCGACCAGACGGTGTTCGCCGCCGAGGTGCGGCGCACCGACGTCGCGCGGGTGACGGCGCAGCAGGCCTACCAGCGCGCGCGCCGCCTGGCCGACGCCGGCATCCTCCCGCGCAAGGACGCCGAGGCCGCCGCCGCCGCGCTGGCCGACGCCAACGCCGCCGCCATCGCGGCGCGCAGCACGCTGGGCCAGGCCACCCTGCGCTCGCCCATCTCCGGCATCGTGGCCGCCGTCAACGCGCGGCTGAACGCGCAGGCCGACCCGGCCACCACGCTGGTGCAGGTGGTCGACCCCGCCGGGCTGGAGATCCACCTGTCCATGCCGCCCGAGCAGGCCGGACGCATCCAGCCGCGCCAGCCCGTGCACCTGAGCGCCGGACGCGACGCGGGCGGCCCCGCGCTGGGCGAGGGCGTGGTGACGGGAGTCGGCGCGGTGATCGACACGGCCAACGGCAGCGTGGACGTGCGCGCCGCCCTCACCCGCCCCGCCGGCCGCCTCTTCGTGGGCCAGGACGTGCTGGCCTCCATCGAGGTGGCCGCGGGGGCCGGCGTGGTCACCGTCCCCGCCGCGGCGCTCGTCCCCGCCGAGGGCGGCGAGCAGGTGTTCGTGGTGGACGCGCAGGGGGTCGCCCACGCGCGCCCCGTCGCCGTCGGCGAGCGGCGGCAGGACGTCGTCGCCATCACCAGAGGGCTGCGCGGCGGCGAGACCGTGGTGGCGCAGGGCGCCTACGGGGTGCAGGACGGCGCCCGCGTCCGCCGCGCGGCGGCGCCATGA
- a CDS encoding efflux RND transporter permease subunit translates to MRLVDALAAQRRFVYLAVALLSAAGAWAATRLPSAIYPELTFPRIAVIAQGSALDAQQVVFAITRPLEEAVSNVPGVQRVRSRSIRGSVEVSVDFAPRTDMAQALQLTQARVNEAQPGLPAGLSIQVERLTPTVFPILSYNLTGGSTTDLYDAALYQIRPVVSRIPGVSRVEVQGSDVRELEVIADPVRMTTLGLSYTGLADAIRAGVQPAAVGRETQDYQQYLVVTDLEAHTADDVANVVVRPGTRVRDVATVAMGTEDHVALVAGDGKPAALINISRQVGGNTVAITDSVAKEMAALQRTLPRGMRLKPVYDQAVLVREAVGSVRDAMLAGAVLAVIVLLLFLRHGRITAISAASIPLTMAVSVLGMWLLGQTFNLMTLGGMAIAIGLVIDDSVVVTENIARHLALAPDRRTAIREAVDELVWPVTTSTLTTVVVFLPLGLLQGVVGQFFKALSITLSLAVLVSLVLALTIIPLLADQLIREGEEDVDEDEVPRPGVRGIPARIGRGLRRLTDGYERTLTRLLRHPRRLFAVAVGLVAAGWLAQRFVGTGFLPEMDEGAFVLDYFTPGGTDLAETDRQLHVAERILMATPEVEGISRRTGAELGLFATEQNVGDMVVRLKAPSRRDRSSFEVIDEVRGKIESRLPRLSIEFVQILSDVINDLAGSASPVEIKLFGDDLDRMEAYARTIAAPMEKVDGLVDLQSGVSEPAPEMHVRVDPARAARVGLTGDDVNTQLAAELLGAEAGQVRAGDRTVGVRVHAPDDVRFDPLRLPTLPVFSASTGGDVPLGSVATVVRGSERAELRRENQRPAIAVTGGVEGRSLGAVMADVRRILAAHPAPPGVRVEIGGAWAGQQAAFRSLLAVLALAGLSVIAVMVIQFRSFVEPLIIALAAPLSFVGALALLLATGTPLNVSSLMGMVLLVGLIVKNGIILLDFTHHRMRHEGEPLGEAVRVAARTRLRPILMTTLCTLFGLLPLALGLGAGSELQRPLALAVIGGLALSTPITLFLVPGFVVAIRGREYRLG, encoded by the coding sequence ATGAGGCTGGTGGACGCGCTGGCCGCCCAGCGCCGCTTCGTGTACCTGGCCGTGGCGCTGCTGAGCGCGGCGGGCGCCTGGGCGGCCACGCGGCTCCCGTCGGCCATCTATCCGGAGCTGACCTTCCCGCGCATCGCGGTGATCGCGCAGGGGTCGGCGCTCGATGCGCAGCAGGTGGTGTTCGCCATCACCCGCCCCCTGGAAGAGGCGGTCAGCAACGTCCCCGGGGTGCAGCGCGTGCGCTCGCGCAGCATTCGCGGGAGCGTGGAGGTCTCGGTGGACTTCGCGCCGCGCACCGACATGGCGCAGGCGCTGCAGCTCACCCAGGCCCGCGTCAACGAGGCGCAGCCCGGCCTCCCCGCCGGCCTGTCCATCCAGGTGGAGCGGCTGACCCCCACCGTCTTCCCCATCCTCAGCTACAACCTCACCGGCGGCAGCACCACCGACCTCTACGACGCCGCCCTCTACCAGATCCGCCCCGTCGTCTCCCGCATCCCCGGCGTCAGCCGCGTGGAGGTGCAGGGAAGCGACGTGCGCGAGCTGGAGGTGATCGCCGACCCCGTGCGCATGACCACGCTCGGGCTCAGCTACACCGGGCTGGCCGACGCCATCCGCGCCGGCGTCCAGCCGGCCGCGGTGGGACGCGAGACGCAGGACTACCAGCAGTACCTGGTGGTCACCGACCTCGAGGCGCACACGGCCGACGACGTCGCGAACGTCGTGGTGCGCCCCGGCACGCGCGTGCGCGACGTGGCCACGGTGGCGATGGGTACCGAGGACCACGTCGCGCTCGTGGCGGGAGACGGGAAGCCCGCCGCGCTGATCAACATCTCCCGCCAGGTGGGCGGCAACACCGTGGCCATCACCGACAGCGTGGCGAAGGAGATGGCGGCGCTGCAGCGCACCCTGCCGCGGGGGATGCGGCTGAAGCCCGTCTACGACCAGGCCGTGCTGGTGCGCGAGGCGGTGGGCTCGGTGCGCGACGCCATGCTCGCGGGCGCCGTCCTGGCGGTGATCGTCCTTCTCCTCTTCCTCCGCCACGGCCGCATCACCGCCATCAGCGCGGCGTCGATCCCCCTGACCATGGCCGTCTCCGTGCTGGGGATGTGGCTGCTGGGGCAGACCTTCAACCTGATGACGCTGGGCGGGATGGCCATCGCCATCGGGCTGGTGATCGACGACAGCGTGGTGGTCACCGAGAACATCGCCCGCCACCTGGCGCTGGCGCCGGACCGGAGGACGGCCATCCGCGAGGCGGTGGACGAGCTGGTCTGGCCGGTGACCACGTCGACGCTCACCACCGTGGTCGTCTTCCTCCCCCTCGGCCTCCTGCAGGGCGTCGTCGGCCAGTTCTTCAAGGCGCTCTCCATCACCCTTTCCCTGGCCGTCCTGGTCTCGCTCGTCCTCGCGTTGACGATCATCCCCCTGCTGGCCGACCAGCTGATCCGCGAGGGCGAGGAGGACGTGGACGAGGACGAGGTCCCGCGCCCCGGCGTCCGCGGCATCCCCGCGCGCATCGGCCGCGGGCTGCGCCGGCTGACGGACGGCTACGAGCGCACGCTCACGCGGCTGCTGCGGCACCCCCGCCGGCTCTTCGCGGTGGCCGTCGGCCTGGTGGCGGCCGGCTGGCTGGCGCAGCGCTTCGTGGGGACGGGGTTCCTGCCGGAGATGGACGAGGGGGCGTTCGTGCTCGACTACTTCACCCCCGGGGGGACGGACCTGGCCGAGACCGACCGGCAGCTGCACGTGGCCGAGCGCATCCTGATGGCCACGCCCGAGGTGGAGGGGATCAGCCGGCGCACGGGCGCGGAGCTGGGGCTGTTCGCCACCGAGCAGAACGTGGGCGACATGGTGGTGCGGCTCAAGGCGCCCAGCCGGCGCGATCGCAGCTCCTTCGAGGTGATCGACGAGGTGCGGGGAAAGATCGAGTCGCGGCTCCCGCGGCTGAGCATCGAGTTCGTGCAGATCCTTTCCGACGTGATCAACGACCTGGCCGGCAGCGCCAGCCCGGTGGAGATCAAGCTCTTCGGCGACGATCTCGATCGCATGGAGGCGTACGCGAGGACGATTGCCGCGCCGATGGAGAAGGTGGACGGGCTCGTCGATCTCCAGAGCGGGGTGAGCGAGCCCGCGCCGGAGATGCACGTCCGCGTCGATCCCGCCCGCGCCGCGCGCGTGGGGCTGACGGGCGACGACGTGAACACGCAACTGGCCGCCGAGCTGCTGGGGGCCGAGGCGGGGCAGGTCCGCGCCGGCGACCGCACGGTGGGCGTGCGCGTGCACGCACCCGACGACGTGCGCTTCGACCCGCTGCGGCTTCCCACGCTCCCCGTGTTCAGCGCGTCGACCGGGGGCGACGTGCCGCTCGGCTCCGTGGCCACCGTCGTCCGCGGCAGCGAGCGCGCCGAGCTGAGGCGCGAGAACCAGCGCCCGGCCATCGCCGTCACCGGCGGGGTGGAGGGGCGCTCGCTGGGCGCGGTGATGGCCGACGTCCGGCGGATCCTGGCCGCGCACCCCGCGCCGCCGGGCGTGCGGGTGGAGATCGGCGGCGCCTGGGCGGGGCAGCAGGCCGCGTTCCGTTCGCTGCTGGCCGTGCTCGCGCTGGCCGGGCTGTCGGTGATCGCGGTGATGGTGATCCAGTTCCGCTCGTTCGTGGAGCCGCTGATCATCGCCCTGGCGGCGCCGCTCTCGTTCGTGGGCGCGCTGGCGCTGCTGCTGGCCACCGGCACCCCGCTGAACGTCTCCAGCCTGATGGGGATGGTGCTGCTGGTGGGGCTGATCGTGAAGAACGGGATCATCCTCCTCGACTTTACCCATCACCGCATGCGGCACGAGGGCGAGCCGCTGGGCGAGGCCGTCCGCGTGGCCGCGCGCACGCGCCTGCGGCCGATCCTGATGACCACGCTGTGCACGCTGTTCGGCCTGCTCCCGCTGGCGCTGGGCCTGGGCGCGGGCTCCGAGCTGCAGCGCCCCCTCGCGCTGGCGGTTATCGGCGGGCTGGCGCTGTCGACGCCGATCACCCTCTTCCTCGTCCCCGGCTTCGTCGTGGCCATCCGCGGCCGCGAGTACCGGCTGGGGTGA
- a CDS encoding TolC family protein: MRMRWMVVGLCAGAVVPHARAQQRVTLAQAEAAALANGARVRIAAADEAAARADVLTARAFPNPTVAADYSKSAPQYHLTADQPLEFPWLRGARIRAAQAGALGARYRLEIERAAVRYAVDSAYVQAAAARELFTLSARTEREGQELVRIARTRQQAGDASELDVELALVAQGGLQSAALADSLAAVAALLDLQALMGIPSAHPTIVLADSLASLPPLAPRVTPGDGGAPPLRTAAAEADVQARTASLAMERANRWAAPAVTGGVEWHDPTGGEPGYLPTFGISIPLPLWDRNRGPIAVARAQLQRAEAELEAARREGAAALAAAERDRAAAAVSVERGRALLAHAERVVALSTQGYREGAFPITTVIDARRAARDVLRQYIQDLAALRSAESAAALARMVGSVP; encoded by the coding sequence ATGCGGATGCGGTGGATGGTGGTGGGGCTCTGCGCGGGCGCCGTCGTGCCGCACGCGCGGGCGCAGCAGCGCGTGACGCTGGCGCAGGCCGAAGCCGCGGCGCTGGCCAACGGCGCGCGCGTCCGCATCGCCGCGGCGGACGAGGCGGCTGCGCGGGCGGACGTGCTCACCGCCCGCGCCTTCCCCAACCCCACCGTGGCGGCGGACTACTCGAAGTCCGCGCCGCAGTACCATCTCACCGCCGACCAGCCGCTGGAGTTTCCCTGGCTGCGCGGCGCGCGTATCCGCGCCGCGCAGGCGGGTGCGCTGGGCGCGCGCTACCGGCTGGAGATCGAGCGCGCCGCCGTGCGCTATGCCGTCGATAGCGCGTACGTGCAGGCGGCGGCCGCGCGCGAGCTGTTCACCCTTTCCGCGCGCACCGAGCGCGAGGGCCAGGAGCTGGTGCGCATCGCCCGCACCCGCCAGCAGGCCGGAGATGCGAGCGAGCTGGACGTGGAGCTGGCGCTCGTCGCCCAGGGGGGGCTGCAATCCGCCGCCCTGGCCGATTCGCTGGCCGCCGTGGCCGCGCTCCTCGACCTGCAGGCGCTGATGGGGATCCCCTCCGCGCACCCCACGATCGTCCTGGCCGACTCGCTGGCCTCGCTCCCGCCGCTCGCGCCCCGCGTCACCCCTGGTGACGGCGGGGCGCCGCCGCTGCGCACCGCCGCGGCCGAGGCCGACGTGCAGGCGCGCACGGCATCGCTCGCGATGGAGCGGGCCAACCGCTGGGCCGCGCCGGCCGTCACCGGCGGGGTGGAGTGGCACGACCCCACGGGGGGCGAGCCGGGGTACCTCCCCACCTTCGGCATCTCCATCCCCCTGCCGCTGTGGGACCGCAATCGCGGACCGATCGCCGTGGCGCGAGCGCAGCTGCAGCGCGCCGAGGCCGAGCTCGAGGCCGCGCGGCGCGAGGGCGCGGCGGCGCTGGCGGCGGCGGAACGCGATCGCGCGGCCGCGGCGGTCAGCGTCGAGCGCGGGCGCGCGCTGCTGGCCCACGCCGAGCGCGTGGTCGCCCTCTCCACGCAGGGATACCGGGAGGGCGCGTTCCCCATCACCACCGTGATCGACGCGCGCCGCGCCGCCCGCGACGTGCTGCGGCAGTACATCCAGGACCTGGCCGCGCTGCGGTCGGCCGAGAGCGCCGCGGCGCTGGCCCGCATGGTGGGGAGCGTGCCATGA